Genomic window (Chryseobacterium bernardetii):
ACACTAGAGGAGGGACTTGTTTGTGAAACCATTCTTTCCTTATATAATAAAGATGCTATTGTGGTGGAACCGGCAGGAGCCCTTTCCGTAGCTGCTTTAGAAAAATATAAAGAGCATATAGAAGGAAAAAATGTAGTTTGTATCATCAGTGGAAGCAATAATGATATTACCAGAATGGAAGAGATCAAAGAGAAAGCTTTGTTGTATGCCAACTTAAAACATTATTTCCTGGTAAGGTTTCCACAGCGGCCCGGAGCATTGAAAACCTTTGTGATGGATGTACTCGGACCGAATGACGATATTACTTTTTTTGAATACACTCAGAAAAATTCAAAAGAAAAAGGAATTGCAGTAGTGGGAATTGCCCTGAAACAAAAAGAAGATTTCACCCCATTGATAGAGAATATGAAAAAGCAGGATTTTTTTGTTAACTATCTGAACAACGATCCGTCTTTGATGAATCTGCTGATTTAGTTAATAGGCAATAAATAATGATTGTAATTAATCCTTGTATTTATTCAACAAGACCAATGTCAATTCGGGCATACCATTATCCGAATTATTCATAGCAGGATGAAAAGAAACTCCGGCTCACGAATGTGAGCCGGAGTTGGTCATTTATCTTTCAAGCGTAAAATTCGAAATTACTTTCGGACGTTCAGCTTCATTGGCTACTTTCCATGATGTTCTGTACATCCATTCTGTCATTTTATACAGCTTTTTGTAATTGATGTTTTCAGATTCATCCTGTGGAGTGTGGTATTGGTCATGCAGTACACTAGTGAAGAACACTGCCGGAATACCTGCTTTTGCATACGGAAGGTGGTCGCTCCGGAAGTAAAAATATTCAGCATGATTCGGGGAATCCCAATCTTTTAAATACTTGAACTTTGTACTTTCATTATTGGCATCTTCAGCCATTTTTACAAGTTCCTCGGAGTTTTTGTGCGGAGCATTTCCTCCTAATAAAGCGGCTTCATTGTTGTCATTTCTTCCAATCATATCACCATTCAGTACTGCTACAATATCCTCTTTAGGAACTACCGGGTGAGCTGCATGCCATCTTGAACCGAGCAAGCCTCTTTCTTCAGCACCATGGAATACAAACAGAATGCTTCTTTTCCCTGGTTGCTTTTTGTAAGCTCTTGCCATAGCCAGCATTGCAACACATGTACTGGCATTATCATCAGCACCGTTGTAGATGGTGTCATTCTTTACAGGATGTCTGATTCCATCGTGATCCTGGTGTCCGCTCAGTAAAACGTATTCTTTTTTAAGAACAGGGTCTGTTCCCTCAATTTTCCCGATGATGTTTACTGAAGGATATTTATAGGTTTCAGTCATCAGGTTTAGAGAAACTTTAGGGTTATTTTTTACCCAGCCTGCATGCTCTCTTTTGATCCAGAGAACAGGAATATTATTGGTGATCTTTTCTCTTAATCCTTCCACTCCATAAGTTCCTCTTGTCATTTGAGGAAGTACTTCCGCCCAGCTCTGTTCAGAAATATCATCAGTAATGAAAATGATTGCCTTTGCTCCCAGTTCGTTCGCTTTATTGTAATATTTTGTTCTGACAAATCCGGGATATCTTCTTACGAAAAGAGTCATTTCCTTATCAATATTCTTGTCAGAAGCATTTACAGCCAGCACTTTTCCTTTAAGGTTCAGTTGGGCTAGATCTTCAGGTTCAGTATTTCCAGCATATACAATTTCTGCATCTATAGCAGCATTTACAGGTTCAGCAACAAGGAAATCTTTCCATAATTTCAAGGAGGTATCTCCGATTTTCAGACTGCTTTGTGGAGTTGTCTGATGCCTGTACATATCAAAAAACTGGAAAAAAGTACCATTATCGCCTGCAGGTTTCATCCCGGCTTCTTTGGCCTTATCTGCCAGCCACATCGATACTTTTAACTCATCTAAGGTTCCTGCTTCACGGCCCCAGAACTGGTCTGCTGCCAATTCATACATATCTTTTCTGAGATCAGCCTCTTTAATGGCCGATACCAAAGGTTTTTTATAGCTTTGAGCATTTCCGATACTGAACAAAAAAAGACCCAGTAAGGAAAAAAGATAATTCTTATTCATTAGCTTTTAATTTAGGCTGCCAAGCTTATCAGCAAACTGTTTGGAGAACTCTTTCCGGTCTTCTTCCAGTTTTTCTGCATCTGCCGGTAAAATATAGTTGAAAAGGATTTTATCTTCGTTATCTAAAAATATGATTTCTTTTTCATTTCCGTCAATCATTTGTGAGAAAATAGCCCACATGGAAGTATCTTTTAATTTCAATAATTCAAAAAAGCCTTCCGCTTTTATTTCTATTCTTTGCATATTCTTATAGGTATAATATATGTTTTAACTAACGATAAGCTATTAAAATTCAAGGAACTTTAGCTTAAACTGAATAGCGAAATTCTGCTTAAAGTGCGGAGTCGCATAATATCCCACTCTGTAAAATAATCCCAGGTTGAAATAGCTGGAAAGGAAGTTATTCCACTCCAAAC
Coding sequences:
- a CDS encoding M20/M25/M40 family metallo-hydrolase: MNKNYLFSLLGLFLFSIGNAQSYKKPLVSAIKEADLRKDMYELAADQFWGREAGTLDELKVSMWLADKAKEAGMKPAGDNGTFFQFFDMYRHQTTPQSSLKIGDTSLKLWKDFLVAEPVNAAIDAEIVYAGNTEPEDLAQLNLKGKVLAVNASDKNIDKEMTLFVRRYPGFVRTKYYNKANELGAKAIIFITDDISEQSWAEVLPQMTRGTYGVEGLREKITNNIPVLWIKREHAGWVKNNPKVSLNLMTETYKYPSVNIIGKIEGTDPVLKKEYVLLSGHQDHDGIRHPVKNDTIYNGADDNASTCVAMLAMARAYKKQPGKRSILFVFHGAEERGLLGSRWHAAHPVVPKEDIVAVLNGDMIGRNDNNEAALLGGNAPHKNSEELVKMAEDANNESTKFKYLKDWDSPNHAEYFYFRSDHLPYAKAGIPAVFFTSVLHDQYHTPQDESENINYKKLYKMTEWMYRTSWKVANEAERPKVISNFTLER